The uncultured Carboxylicivirga sp. genomic interval TCAGCTGATAATTTCAGTCCAAGCTCTTTCATTTTATCCATGTTAAGCTTGTTGAGTAAAGGAAGTAGCCACATCCCTTCATCGGCCTTTGCCATTTGCGCCAATCCTATGCAAGCAATCAGCAATAGTGATGCAATACGTTTCATAAATTAAAAATTATTGGTGTTCAAATTATTATACAATTATAAGATAATACGATATGCTTCAAGCGTATTAATAACTGTTGTAGATGAAAAATGTTTATTTGCCTGGAAATGCAAATGTTCAGCAAAGATATAATTTTAACAGAACTATCGTCTATAATAAATAACATAAAAAAACCGGATAAGTGTTTATCCGGTTCGCTTTCCTGACAGTAGAAGTTGTTTTCCTACTTGTCCCCATATTTTTTCTTTGACAAACTGCTATGCCAATTGTTTGTTGTTTATGAATATTCCCTTAGTTGTTTTAGATATATAATCCTCAGATGCAGGAGAAGCACTTTTTGCAGGAGAAGGATAGTTTAAAAAAGTCTCGTAAAACTTAACTTGTTCAAAGTAATTCAGTTTTAATTTGGTTGGACTCATTAAATATTTTCTTGTCCAGAAATTAACAGGATCGCATACGTTAATTACTTGTAACCCCTTTATCTTAAGGAAATAGTCTAATAGCTCTTCGTTCGAGTATTTTTCTTTTGTAATACATTTCATCGACGATATAATTGAATCTTTCTGAGAAGAACCACTATTGAAAAGTACTGATTCTAAATGACCTACAGCAAAATGTTCGGCTACAATAAAAATACCTTTCTTCCAGAACCAGAGTCCTGCTGCTACTATTGGTACTAATATGAGAAGTATACTAATCATTGCGTCTTATTTAAAGTTGCTTTTCCTTGTTTGTGACGATGATACGTCGTTAATTCAAAATGGTTATCCTTCTTTGCATTTTTTAATACTCGTGAATTAATTTTATAGTTGATCATTATTGATGAAGTTATAATAATGAATGACTAACACTTTATTTAAGAATATTAAAAAGTCGCTGCTAGTTTAATGTAGGTATAGAAAAATTTTTTGAATAGGATGTAGCACTTGCTTTATATCTGTTTTCGAAAAATGCTAGTCGATTACTTTTTAATATTTGTTTCTGAGGAACTACTATAAAATGAAATTGCTTGTGCATATGCGTGGCCAGGTATTCTTGTTCGTATTGGCCAGGTGTTGGTATTAAAATTGCCTTTCGGTTTACATAGAATAAATCCATTAGAGTCGAATATCCAGATCGGCAAATAATCTGTTTACTTGTAGTAAGGAGATGTAAATACGTTGATGCATCACAATGTTGTAATAATGTAATACAGCCATGTTTAGTTGGCTTTTTATCTACATTAGGTTGGCCTCGTAAAACAACAACATTCAGTTGACTATTGATATATCTTCGGATGATTAGTTTTTCGAAGATCGAGCGTTGAGGTTCAGGACCAGAAAGAATGACTAGTATATCTGGTTCTTTAATATTCTCGTTGATTGATGTGGTTTTATTAACGATACTCAATCGGGAGGCAATTCCTATTTTTTGAGTGGATGAATGTAGCTTTTTGTCAGATAATGAACCTGCGATGGAAGGAGTGTCATTAATGTCGGGTATCCAGCACGAATTAAATTGACTAATCCAGTATCTTAAGGTTAGCTGAACAATGGGTTTTGACCAATACATTATTTTTCCTGTACGGATATTGGTTTGATGAGTAATAATAATTGAATGTATGAAATGATGTCGAAATCCATAGCGGTTATCAGAAATGATAAGATCAATGTTAAATTTATCGGCAAGAGTTTTTACCGTTTTTTTATCTCTTCTAATCGATTTAAAGAACCGGGGTAGTTGCCAGGCTAGTTTAACTAGTTGATTATTCGATGAGGAAAGCTTGAAGCTAAACTCTTTTAAAATTATATAAGTGAGATTGGGAAATGTTTTTTGGATAACATCAATCGAAGGTTGTTCGCCAGCAATATAGCATTGATGACCATCTTTTAATAATTTATCTATTATTGGGAGTAAACGGGTTGCATGCCCCAGTCCCCAATTTAAAGGACTAATTAATATGTGTTTCGGATGGGGCATTTTGTGTTTCATAATCGATTACCCAGAAACTGAAACCTCAAAACCCTTTTTCCTGGCTTGTTCAGCAATCTGATTAAGTAAATTTAAGGATACTTTTTTAAGATTGCTATAAGGGGTATCTCTTTCAATAGTATAAATCATCACTTTCGAAGGAGCTATTTTGCCTAAGGCAAGTAACCATGAATTGATATCAGCTTCTGTGGTATTGTCAATTTTTCTACCATCAATTTCGCCTACAACAAACATGGTTTGAATAGTTACTTTACCGTTAAAAGCTTTTAGCTGATTTATTGTTTTATCAAGATCATAAGGATAGTTAGGCTGATCTATGCGTAAGATTGTTTCTGTAAGTCCCGAATCCAATTTCTGTATGTTATCATCCACTTTTAGTAAGGCATTAAAAACATCCTTTTTCTGAAGTCGCGAAGCATTAGATAACACGGCAATTCTTGCGTTGGGGCAATATTCGTTTCGTAGCTCAATGGTATCATCAATTACTTTGGCAAAATCCGGGTGAAGTGTGGGTTCTCCATTGCCGGCAAATGTAATAACATCGGGTAGCAGATGGTCAGATTGCATTTCAGTCAACTTTTCTTTTAATGCTTGTTTAACCTGCTCTCGGCTTGGCATTGAACTGTTCTTGTCTCCAAGTTCACCGTTTAAGCCACATTCGCAATAAATACAGTCGAATGAGCAGATTTTTCTATTGTTTGGCAAAAGATTTATACCTAGCGAAACTCCTAAACGACGACTTTTTACCGGACCAAAAACGGTTTTGTCGAATAAAAATGTTGACATGCTCTGAATTTTTGAACAAAGGTAATTTTTTGTAGTAAACTGGCACTATTAGTTAAGGTTCAGAAGTAGATAAACACATTTGAACAACCAACTAATTTGTTATCTTTGAGCTTGATTTTTTCTATCTTACAAAAGCGATTGTTGTAAGGTGAGAA includes:
- a CDS encoding radical SAM protein; translated protein: MSTFLFDKTVFGPVKSRRLGVSLGINLLPNNRKICSFDCIYCECGLNGELGDKNSSMPSREQVKQALKEKLTEMQSDHLLPDVITFAGNGEPTLHPDFAKVIDDTIELRNEYCPNARIAVLSNASRLQKKDVFNALLKVDDNIQKLDSGLTETILRIDQPNYPYDLDKTINQLKAFNGKVTIQTMFVVGEIDGRKIDNTTEADINSWLLALGKIAPSKVMIYTIERDTPYSNLKKVSLNLLNQIAEQARKKGFEVSVSG
- a CDS encoding glycosyltransferase, with product MPHPKHILISPLNWGLGHATRLLPIIDKLLKDGHQCYIAGEQPSIDVIQKTFPNLTYIILKEFSFKLSSSNNQLVKLAWQLPRFFKSIRRDKKTVKTLADKFNIDLIISDNRYGFRHHFIHSIIITHQTNIRTGKIMYWSKPIVQLTLRYWISQFNSCWIPDINDTPSIAGSLSDKKLHSSTQKIGIASRLSIVNKTTSINENIKEPDILVILSGPEPQRSIFEKLIIRRYINSQLNVVVLRGQPNVDKKPTKHGCITLLQHCDASTYLHLLTTSKQIICRSGYSTLMDLFYVNRKAILIPTPGQYEQEYLATHMHKQFHFIVVPQKQILKSNRLAFFENRYKASATSYSKNFSIPTLN